In a genomic window of Telopea speciosissima isolate NSW1024214 ecotype Mountain lineage chromosome 5, Tspe_v1, whole genome shotgun sequence:
- the LOC122663110 gene encoding transcription factor bHLH30-like — translation MEMMPMNDGISSLSSRTTVTEAAEAKAVAAGKSHSEAERRRRERINGHLSTLRSLLPNTTKTDKASLLAEVVKHVKDLKKLADDVSSDMGCREWSLPGEVDELTLDYCDEEAKLIRASLCCEDQPELLRDLTRALRSVEAKVRVVKAEIGTVGGRTKSVIVVKRRSSESGAGEGEGEREGEREAEDVLGELRRALKGVVDKSALSASAQLVSGNKRSRVSLSSTSSSPLH, via the exons ATGGAGATGATGCCGATGAACGATGGAATCTCTTCACTCAGTTCGAGAACAACAGTAACAGAAGCAGCAGAAGCGAAAGCTGTTGCTGCAGGTAAGAGTCACAGTGAAGctgagagaaggagaagggaacgGATCAATGGTCACCTGTCCACCCTTCGAAGTCTTCTTCCCAACACAACCAAG ACGGACAAGGCATCGCTACTGGCGGAGGTAGTGAAGCACGTGAAGGATCTGAAGAAACTAGCTGATGACGTGTCATCTGA TATGGGTTGCAGGGAGTGGTCGTTGCCGGGCGAGGTGGACGAGCTGACGTTGGATTATTGTGATGAAGAAGCGAAACTGATTAGGGCGTCGCTTTGCTGTGAAGACCAGCCGGAGTTGCTGAGGGATCTGACGAGGGCGTTGAGGTCGGTGGAGGCGAAGGTGAGGGTGGTGAAGGCGGAGATAGGGACGGTTGGAGGGAGAACGAAGAGTGTTATTGTGGTGAAGAGAAGATCATCAGAGAGTGGggcaggggaaggggaaggggaaagggaaGGGGAAAGGGAAGCGGAAGATGTGCTGGGAGAGCTACGGAGGGCGTTGAAGGGTGTGGTCGACAAGTCTGCTTTGTCTGCCTCGGCACAGCTAGTGTCGGGAAACAAGCGGTCTCGTGTGTCTCTATcgtcaacatcctcatctccgctgcACTGA
- the LOC122662271 gene encoding pentatricopeptide repeat-containing protein At1g60770: MALRGGRTKSVEKRSKKYLEEALYKRLFKEGSSETSVRTELNKFLKESKRVYKWEVGVAVKRLRELKRYYPALKLSEAMHRRGMNPTVSDQAIHLDIVAKAQGVAAAENYFINLPEESKNHLCYGALLNCYCKELKTEKAEALMEKMKELKFASTSMAYNSLMTLYTKTGQPDKIPAIIQEMKENDIKPDSYTYNVWMRALAAVNDIFGVERVIEEVKEDSCVARDWTTYSNLASIYIDAGLNEKAEKALKQLEKINGHQNLSAFQFLITLYGRTGNLIEVYRVWRSLRLAFPKTANISYLNMIQVLVKLNDLPGAEKTFHEWECGCSTYDIRIANALIGTYAREGMLDKAKELQERARRRGAKPNAKTWEIFLNYYLKNGEMTLAVDCVVNAISTGRGDGGKWVPSQETIHTLMAHFEQQRDVEGAEGFVEILNKAEVSLGSEVFESLIRTYAASGKTSQSIRRRLKMESVEVSEKTKHLLDIVCLE, encoded by the exons atggcgCTGCGTGGTGGTAGGACAAAGAGTGTTGAGAAGCGTTCGAAGAAATACTTGGAAGAAGCCTTGTATAAAAGGTTGTTCAAAGAAGGGAGTTCAGAGACCAGTGTTCGAACCGAGCTGAATAAATTTCTGAAAGAATCCAAGAGAGTTTACAAATGGGAGGTGGGTGTTGCTGTCAAGAGGCTTCGTGAGTTGAAGAGGTACTACCCTGCTTTAAAG CTTTCAGAAGCCATGCACAGAAGAGGCATGAACCCAACAGTCAGTGATCAAGCTATCCATCTTGATATTGTGGCTAAAGCCCAAGGTGTTGCTGCTGCAGAAAACTACTTCATAAATCTCCCTGAAGAGTCAAAAAACCACCTCTGCTATGGTGCCCTTCTTAACTGTTATTGCAAGGAGCTAAAGACAGAAAAGGCAGAAGCTCTTATGGAAAAGATGAAGGAACTTAAGTTTGCTTCAACCTCCATGGCCTACAACAGCTTGATGACCCTGTACACGAAAACTGGGCAGCCTGATAAAATCCCAGCCATAATAcaggaaatgaaggaaaatgATATCAAGCCAGATTCTTACACATACAATGTCTGGATGAGGGCTCTTGCTGCTGTCAATGACATCTTTGGTGTTGAGAGGGTTATCGAGGAGGTGAAGGAGGATAGCTGTGTTGCTCGAGATTGGACGACATATAGCAATCTAGCCTCAATTTACATTGATGCTGGCCTGAATGAGAAGGCAGAAAAGGCGCTAAAGCAACTGGAGAAGATAAATGGACACCAGAATCTTTCTGCTTTTCAGTTCCTGATCACACTGTATGGTCGGACAGGGAATCTGATTGAGGTATATCGGGTATGGCGGTCTTTGAGGCTGGCTTTTCCAAAAACAGCAAATATAAGTTATCTGAATATGATCCAAGTCTTGGTAAAGTTAAATGATTTGCCGGGTGCTGAGAAAACTTTCCATGAATGGGAGTGTGGGTGCTCTACATATGATATCAGGATTGCCAATGCTCTAATTGGAACCTATGCCAGAGAAGGTATGCTAGATAAGGCCAAAGAGCTCCAAGAGCGAGCCAGGAGGAGAGGGGCGAAGCCTAATGCTAAGACTTGGGAGATATTTTTGAATTACTATTTGAAGAATGGAGAGATGACATTGGCCGTTGATTGTGTTGTCAATGCTATTTCTACGGGGAGAGGGGATGGTGGGAAGTGGGTCCCATCACAAGAGACCATTCATACTCTAATGGCACATTTCGAGCAGCAGAGGGATGTTGAGGGTGCAGAAGGTTTTGTTGAGATTCTGAATAAGGCTGAGGTTTCCCTTGGTAGCGAGGTGTTTGAATCTTTGATCCGGACGTATGCAGCATCTGGAAAAACAAGCCAATCGATCCGTCGCCGGTTGAAGATGGAGAGTGTTGAGGTCAGTGAGAAAACTAAGCATTTGCTCGACATAGTTTGTTTGGAGTAA
- the LOC122662710 gene encoding syntaxin-52-like isoform X2, which produces MASSADSWMKELNEAQKLADDINGMISERSSLPPSGPDTQRHFSAIRRKITILGTRLDSLQSLLSKLPTKQPITEKEMHRRQDMLANLRSKTNQMASALNMSNFANRDSLLGPEVKQDAMGRTTGLDNHGLVGLQRQIMKEQDEGLEKLEETVISTKHIALAVNEELGLHARLLDSLDQHVDSTDSRLQRVAKRLAILNKLTRGGCSCMCMLLAVIGIVLLVVVIWALIKYL; this is translated from the exons ATGGCGTCTTCTGCAGACTCATGGATGAAGGAACTAAATGAAGCACAGAAGCTTGCTGATGATATAAATGGGATGATTTCTGAAAGGAGTTCTTTGCCCCCATCAGGGCCAGATACACAACGTCACTTTTCTGCCATTAGAAGAAAGATTACAATATTAGGGACCCGACTTGATAGTCTGCAGTCCCTTTTATCTAAGCTACCTACTAAGCAACCCAT AACAGAGAAGGAGATGCATCGGCGCCAGGATATGCTTGCAAATTTGAGATCCAAAACCAATCAGATGGCCTCTGCCCTGAATATGTCCAATTTTGCTAATAGGGACAGCTTGCTAGGACCAGAGGTAAAGCAAGATGCTATGGGCAGAACAACTGGCTTGGACAACCATGGTCTTGTTGGCCTTCAGCGGCAAATAATGAAAG AACAAGATGAAGGTCTTGAGAAATTGGAGGAGACAGTAATAAGTACAAAACATATTGCATTGGCTGTCAACGAGGAACTTGGCTTACACGCTAGGCTTCTT GATTCCTTGGACCAACATGTGGACTCGACGGACTCCAGACTACAG CGTGTGGCAAAGAGATTGGCAATTCTAAACAAACTTACTAGAGGTGGTTGCTCTTGCATGTGTATGCTTTTGGCTGTGATTGGGATTGTTCTTCTAGTTGTTGTTATTTGGGCCCTGATAAAATACTTGTAA
- the LOC122662710 gene encoding syntaxin-52-like isoform X1 — protein MASSADSWMKELNEAQKLADDINGMISERSSLPPSGPDTQRHFSAIRRKITILGTRLDSLQSLLSKLPTKQPITEKEMHRRQDMLANLRSKTNQMASALNMSNFANRDSLLGPEVKQDAMGRTTGLDNHGLVGLQRQIMKAEQDEGLEKLEETVISTKHIALAVNEELGLHARLLDSLDQHVDSTDSRLQRVAKRLAILNKLTRGGCSCMCMLLAVIGIVLLVVVIWALIKYL, from the exons ATGGCGTCTTCTGCAGACTCATGGATGAAGGAACTAAATGAAGCACAGAAGCTTGCTGATGATATAAATGGGATGATTTCTGAAAGGAGTTCTTTGCCCCCATCAGGGCCAGATACACAACGTCACTTTTCTGCCATTAGAAGAAAGATTACAATATTAGGGACCCGACTTGATAGTCTGCAGTCCCTTTTATCTAAGCTACCTACTAAGCAACCCAT AACAGAGAAGGAGATGCATCGGCGCCAGGATATGCTTGCAAATTTGAGATCCAAAACCAATCAGATGGCCTCTGCCCTGAATATGTCCAATTTTGCTAATAGGGACAGCTTGCTAGGACCAGAGGTAAAGCAAGATGCTATGGGCAGAACAACTGGCTTGGACAACCATGGTCTTGTTGGCCTTCAGCGGCAAATAATGAAAG CAGAACAAGATGAAGGTCTTGAGAAATTGGAGGAGACAGTAATAAGTACAAAACATATTGCATTGGCTGTCAACGAGGAACTTGGCTTACACGCTAGGCTTCTT GATTCCTTGGACCAACATGTGGACTCGACGGACTCCAGACTACAG CGTGTGGCAAAGAGATTGGCAATTCTAAACAAACTTACTAGAGGTGGTTGCTCTTGCATGTGTATGCTTTTGGCTGTGATTGGGATTGTTCTTCTAGTTGTTGTTATTTGGGCCCTGATAAAATACTTGTAA